From the genome of Myxococcales bacterium:
GACTTGAGCTATGAAGACTTCGAGCGCCGGTACGTAGACGACTACGACATCTTACTGCTTGGGGAAGAGACGATTCAGGGAGAGATTGCGTACGCGATTCGATGTGAGCCGAGGTACGACTCTGGCCATACGCACGCAATCTACTACGTGGCCAGGTCGGATCATGCGATTCTAGAAGTGCGCTACTTCCGCAAGAATCGGGCTGAGC
Proteins encoded in this window:
- a CDS encoding outer membrane lipoprotein-sorting protein, translating into DLSYEDFERRYVDDYDILLLGEETIQGEIAYAIRCEPRYDSGHTHAIYYVARSDHAILEVRYFRKNRAEPVKVQRVPRDKMMTIQDHIVPTQIWVENLLRHTETEVRFSQIRINPELEDSLFSKSALEVGRRIPFLSR